The Actinopolyspora erythraea genome has a segment encoding these proteins:
- a CDS encoding sensor histidine kinase — protein MRLRLTILSTVLVALVSGLLLWLGWLLVGDVVAAVPRMPSGTTVRVDGVPVSADELGEALRSRARERVLLVGGFAFVVVVLAAAVLAWTVCGRVLRPLHEVTGTARRLSARSLGERIRLDGPRDEVAELADTFDGMLDRLQSAFESQHRFVANASHELRTPLSVIRTELDVTLSDPDADAAELRRMAEVVREATAKSERLVESLLLLARTEGAELPSREPVDLTELARGALRTLDEQVRGAGLRTDVSPDSAFAMGDPALLERVVGNLLENAVRYNAENGWIAVITGTSGEWTSLTVASSGAEISPDQVEGLFEPFRRVGAERTARTGAGLGLSIVRAAAGAHGGSVSACPVPGGGLSVTVRLPAPR, from the coding sequence CTGCGGCTGCGGCTGACGATCCTGTCGACCGTGCTGGTCGCCCTGGTCAGTGGCCTGCTGTTGTGGCTCGGCTGGTTGCTGGTGGGAGACGTCGTGGCCGCGGTACCCCGCATGCCCTCCGGAACCACGGTGCGCGTGGACGGGGTGCCGGTTTCGGCGGACGAGCTCGGGGAGGCGCTGCGAAGCCGCGCGCGTGAGCGGGTGCTGCTGGTCGGCGGTTTCGCGTTCGTGGTCGTCGTGCTCGCGGCCGCCGTGTTGGCCTGGACGGTTTGTGGCAGGGTGCTGCGGCCGTTGCACGAGGTGACCGGCACCGCGCGGCGGCTCTCGGCGCGTTCGCTCGGGGAACGGATCCGGTTGGACGGCCCCAGGGACGAGGTCGCCGAGCTGGCCGACACCTTCGACGGGATGCTGGACCGGCTGCAGAGCGCGTTCGAGTCCCAGCACCGTTTCGTGGCCAATGCCAGCCACGAGCTGCGCACCCCGCTCTCGGTGATCCGCACCGAACTCGACGTGACGCTGTCCGACCCGGATGCCGACGCGGCCGAGCTGCGCCGGATGGCGGAGGTGGTTCGTGAGGCGACCGCCAAGTCCGAGCGACTCGTCGAGTCACTGCTGCTGTTGGCCCGCACCGAGGGGGCCGAACTGCCGAGCCGCGAGCCGGTCGACCTCACCGAGCTGGCGCGCGGCGCGTTGCGGACCCTGGACGAACAGGTGCGCGGGGCGGGGCTGCGAACGGACGTGAGCCCCGACTCCGCCTTCGCCATGGGGGATCCGGCGCTGCTGGAACGGGTGGTGGGCAACCTGCTGGAGAACGCGGTGCGGTACAACGCCGAGAACGGCTGGATCGCCGTGATCACCGGCACGTCGGGGGAGTGGACCTCGTTGACGGTCGCCTCCTCGGGAGCCGAGATCTCCCCGGACCAGGTGGAGGGGTTGTTCGAACCGTTCCGACGGGTCGGTGCGGAGCGCACCGCCCGTACCGGCGCCGGGCTCGGCCTGTCCATCGTGCGCGCGGCGGCCGGGGCGCACGGGGGCAGCGTCTCGGCGTGTCCGGTTCCCGGGGGTGGACTCTCGGTGACCGTGCGGCTTCCCGCCCCGCGGTGA
- a CDS encoding response regulator transcription factor, which produces MRILVVEDEQPLADAVARGLRREGLAVDVAYDGLEAQEKIAVTRYDVVVLDRDLPSLSGDRLCAELVEAEELSRVLMLTASGTVDDRVEGLSLGADDYLAKPFAFNELVARVRALGRRSTPAMPPLLTARDLELDSARMRVRRGGGEVELTRKEFGVLQVLLAARGAVVSSEELLERVWDEHADPFTTTVRVTVMTLRKKLGEPSVIETVVGSGYRVPSAGSRDSSEAPDAEVTGTGEK; this is translated from the coding sequence GTGCGGATCCTTGTGGTGGAGGACGAACAACCGCTCGCCGACGCGGTCGCGCGCGGGCTGAGGCGCGAGGGGCTCGCCGTGGACGTCGCCTACGACGGCCTGGAGGCCCAGGAGAAGATCGCGGTGACGCGCTACGACGTGGTGGTGCTGGACCGCGATCTGCCCTCGCTGTCGGGTGATCGGTTGTGCGCCGAGCTGGTCGAGGCCGAGGAGCTCAGCAGGGTGCTGATGCTCACGGCCAGTGGCACGGTCGACGATCGGGTCGAGGGACTCTCGCTGGGGGCCGACGACTACCTGGCGAAACCCTTCGCCTTCAACGAGCTCGTGGCCAGGGTCCGGGCGTTGGGCAGACGCTCCACCCCTGCCATGCCGCCGCTGCTGACCGCGCGGGATCTCGAACTGGACTCAGCCAGGATGCGGGTCCGCCGCGGTGGGGGCGAGGTCGAGCTGACCCGCAAGGAGTTCGGGGTCCTGCAGGTGCTGCTGGCCGCGCGCGGTGCCGTCGTCAGTTCCGAGGAGTTGCTGGAACGCGTGTGGGACGAGCACGCCGATCCGTTCACCACCACCGTGCGGGTGACGGTCATGACGTTGCGCAAGAAGCTCGGCGAGCCGAGCGTCATCGAGACGGTGGTCGGCTCGGGATACCGCGTTCCCTCGGCCGGCTCCCGGGACTCCTCCGAGGCCCCGGACGCCGAGGTCACCGGTACGGGCGAGAAGTGA
- the dxs gene encoding 1-deoxy-D-xylulose-5-phosphate synthase: MTLLESVHSPADVQRLEHGELVELAAEIRSFLIEKVSRTGGHLGPNLGAVELTLALHRAFDSPRDAIVFDTGHQSYVHKILTGRQQGFDRLRKRGGLSGYPSRAESEHDLVENSHASTSLSYAEGLARAFRLSGSDRHVAAVVGDGALTGGMCWEALNNIAADQERPLVIVVNDNGRSYAPTIGGLAEHLASLRLRPGYERALENGRRTVRNLPVVGRPLYTGLHAAKRGIKDALSPQVMFSDLGIKYLGPVDGHDLRALDYALGMAKAFGGPVIVHAVTQKGNGFAPAENHEADQMHQVKVIDPATGAPTGPSATSWTNVFSDELVRIGGERDDIVALTGAMLGPTGLDKFAKKYPDRCVDVGIAEQHAMTSAAGMAMGGLHPVFAVYSTFLNRAFDQLLMDVALHRQPVTVTLDRSGITGDDGPSHNGMWDLSVLGVIPGIRVAAPRDAVTLREELREAVAVEDGPTVVRFSKGTVIDEVPALERVGGVDVLRRPGEHENRDVLLSAVGAFGELAVAAAERLSAQGIGVTVVDPRWVFPVPDAVLDMTREHSLVVTLEDCGRHGGFGWSLAAAMRDADVDVPLRDLAVPNRFLDHASRGEVLAELGLTEQDVARRITEWVADRLEGRLDEDEADIASDLDTPRPE, from the coding sequence GTGACGCTGCTGGAGTCCGTGCACAGTCCGGCCGATGTCCAGCGCCTGGAGCACGGTGAGTTGGTTGAGCTCGCCGCCGAGATCAGGTCCTTCCTGATCGAGAAGGTCTCGCGCACGGGTGGTCACCTGGGCCCCAACCTCGGTGCGGTGGAACTGACCCTGGCGCTGCACCGTGCGTTCGACTCGCCGCGCGACGCGATCGTGTTCGACACGGGACACCAGTCCTACGTGCACAAGATCCTCACCGGCAGGCAGCAGGGCTTCGACCGACTGCGCAAGCGCGGTGGGCTGTCCGGCTACCCCTCCCGGGCCGAGAGCGAGCACGACCTGGTGGAGAACAGTCACGCCTCCACGTCGTTGTCCTACGCGGAAGGGCTGGCGCGGGCGTTCCGGCTGAGCGGTTCCGATCGCCACGTCGCGGCCGTGGTCGGTGACGGCGCGCTGACCGGTGGCATGTGCTGGGAGGCGCTGAACAACATCGCCGCCGACCAGGAACGTCCGCTGGTGATCGTGGTCAACGACAACGGGCGTTCGTACGCGCCCACGATCGGTGGGCTGGCCGAGCACCTGGCCTCGCTGCGGCTGCGTCCCGGCTACGAGCGGGCGCTGGAGAACGGTCGGCGCACCGTGCGCAACCTCCCGGTGGTCGGCAGGCCGCTCTACACCGGGCTGCACGCGGCCAAGCGGGGCATCAAGGACGCGTTGAGCCCGCAGGTGATGTTCTCCGACCTCGGGATCAAGTACCTGGGCCCGGTGGACGGGCACGACCTCAGGGCACTGGACTACGCCTTGGGGATGGCCAAGGCCTTCGGTGGCCCGGTGATCGTGCACGCTGTCACTCAGAAGGGGAATGGCTTCGCCCCGGCGGAGAACCACGAGGCCGACCAGATGCACCAGGTGAAGGTCATCGATCCCGCCACCGGAGCCCCCACGGGCCCCAGCGCCACCAGCTGGACCAACGTGTTCTCGGACGAACTGGTCCGGATAGGTGGGGAGCGCGACGACATCGTCGCCCTGACCGGGGCCATGCTCGGCCCCACCGGACTGGACAAGTTCGCCAAGAAGTACCCCGACCGCTGTGTGGACGTGGGCATCGCGGAACAGCACGCCATGACCTCCGCCGCCGGGATGGCGATGGGCGGTCTGCACCCGGTGTTCGCGGTGTACTCCACCTTCCTCAACCGGGCCTTCGACCAGTTACTCATGGACGTGGCGCTGCACCGGCAGCCGGTGACCGTGACCCTGGACCGCTCCGGGATCACCGGGGACGACGGCCCCAGCCACAACGGCATGTGGGACCTGTCCGTGCTGGGTGTGATCCCGGGGATCCGGGTCGCGGCCCCCCGGGACGCCGTCACCCTCCGCGAGGAGCTGCGCGAGGCGGTCGCGGTCGAGGACGGCCCCACCGTGGTCCGCTTCTCCAAGGGAACGGTCATAGACGAGGTGCCCGCGCTCGAACGGGTCGGAGGAGTGGACGTGCTGCGCCGCCCGGGCGAGCACGAGAACCGGGACGTGCTGCTGAGCGCCGTCGGTGCCTTCGGCGAACTCGCCGTCGCCGCGGCCGAGCGGCTCTCGGCGCAGGGGATCGGCGTCACCGTCGTCGACCCGCGCTGGGTGTTCCCCGTACCCGATGCGGTGCTCGACATGACCCGTGAGCACAGCCTCGTCGTCACCCTCGAGGACTGCGGCAGGCACGGTGGCTTCGGCTGGTCGTTGGCCGCCGCCATGCGGGACGCCGACGTCGACGTCCCGCTGCGCGATCTCGCGGTTCCGAACCGTTTCCTGGACCACGCCTCGCGCGGGGAGGTGCTCGCCGAGCTCGGGCTCACCGAGCAGGACGTGGCGCGCAGGATCACCGAGTGGGTCGCCGACCGGCTCGAGGGACGGCTCGACGAGGACGAGGCGGACATCGCCAGCGATCTGGACACTCCGCGACCGGAGTGA
- a CDS encoding class I SAM-dependent RNA methyltransferase, with product MNEKPDWKGRRLRLEIGAVAHGGHCVARHEGRVVFVRHTLPGETVEALVTEDRGGGFCRADAVAVLEAAPGRVDPPCPLADMSRGTDRCGGCDWQHVDPAVQRELKAAVVGEQLSRLAGVEYPVEVLPLPGGPLRWRSRVRLAVDENGRAGFRAHRSHRVVPVRDCPITVEGALDGVTSRTWKPGSEVGVTRDGSGGVHVTEYSVRSRGSAGRGVRPSKRARKVRGTGTAHETAAGREWSVRSEGFWQVHPAAADRFAEVVARMADAPPGGRAWDLYGGVGLFAAVLGRQVGPSGEVVLVESGESAVRDAEANLSDLPQVRIRSGRVERLVTEPTVPAPHVVVLDPPRKGAGGDVVEAIVGARPRRVVHVACDPAALARDVGLFQGNGYRLTRLEAFDAFPMTQHVECIALLEDTERIS from the coding sequence TTGAACGAGAAACCGGACTGGAAGGGGCGGCGGCTCCGCCTCGAGATCGGTGCGGTGGCACACGGCGGGCACTGCGTGGCCCGTCACGAGGGCAGGGTCGTGTTCGTGCGCCACACCCTGCCGGGGGAGACGGTGGAGGCGCTGGTGACGGAGGACCGCGGCGGCGGGTTCTGCCGGGCCGATGCCGTGGCCGTGCTCGAAGCCGCGCCGGGCAGGGTGGATCCGCCCTGCCCGTTGGCCGACATGTCGCGCGGCACCGATCGTTGCGGCGGCTGTGACTGGCAGCACGTGGATCCCGCCGTGCAGCGGGAGTTGAAGGCAGCCGTGGTGGGCGAGCAGCTGAGCAGGCTCGCCGGGGTCGAATACCCGGTCGAAGTGCTCCCCCTGCCCGGTGGGCCGCTGCGCTGGCGCAGTCGTGTCCGGCTGGCCGTGGACGAGAACGGCCGGGCCGGTTTCCGGGCGCACCGCAGTCACCGGGTCGTACCGGTGCGGGACTGTCCGATCACGGTCGAGGGAGCACTCGACGGCGTCACCTCCCGAACCTGGAAGCCGGGTTCCGAAGTCGGGGTTACCCGGGACGGCTCGGGAGGCGTTCACGTCACCGAGTACTCGGTTCGGTCCCGGGGCTCGGCCGGGCGTGGTGTCCGGCCGAGCAAGCGCGCGCGCAAGGTGCGGGGAACCGGAACGGCGCACGAGACGGCCGCCGGTCGGGAGTGGAGCGTGCGCTCGGAAGGGTTCTGGCAGGTGCATCCGGCCGCTGCCGACCGGTTCGCCGAGGTCGTGGCGCGGATGGCCGACGCCCCACCCGGGGGGCGGGCGTGGGACCTCTACGGCGGTGTCGGACTGTTCGCGGCCGTGCTCGGACGGCAGGTGGGGCCGAGCGGGGAAGTGGTGCTGGTCGAGTCGGGGGAGTCGGCGGTGCGCGACGCGGAGGCGAACCTCTCCGATCTGCCGCAGGTGCGGATCCGCTCCGGCAGGGTGGAGCGCCTGGTGACCGAGCCGACGGTGCCCGCCCCGCACGTGGTGGTGCTCGATCCGCCCCGCAAGGGCGCGGGCGGTGACGTGGTGGAGGCGATCGTCGGGGCGCGGCCCCGCCGGGTGGTCCACGTCGCCTGTGATCCGGCCGCCCTGGCGCGCGACGTCGGTCTGTTCCAGGGGAACGGATACCGGCTGACGCGGCTGGAGGCCTTCGACGCCTTCCCGATGACCCAACACGTGGAATGCATCGCCCTGTTGGAGGATACTGAGCGGATTTCGTGA
- a CDS encoding APC family permease, whose translation MSKLATATKRLLVGRPFRSDRLSRTLLPKRIALPVFASDPMSSVAYAPQEILLTLSVAGVSAYAISPWIGLVVVAVMLVVVASYRQNVRAYTSGGGDYEVATVNHGRRWGLVVASALLVDYVLTVAVSISSAAANIGSIIPFVATHKVAFAVGAIAVLTALNLRGARESGTTFAVPTYAFVLGILGMIVVGLYRTYVLGDELRAESAGFELAREPSQIAGLGFAFLVLRAFSSGSAALTGVEAISNGVPAFRKPKPRNAATTLLMMGLIAVTMFMGLLMLARITGVVIAEDPGHQLVGVPEGYEQKTLIAQLAHAVFGGFTPAVYYLIFFTGLVLVLAANTAFNGFPLLGSVLAQDRYLPRQLHTRGDRLAFSNGILFLAGFAIVLVLVFEAEVTKLIQLYIVGVFVSFTLSQSGMIRHWNRRLRTEEDPAARASMRRARVVNSIGLAMTATVLVIVLVTKFVHGAWIAIAAMAAGYVLMRGIRKHYDRVSEELRRTDGPAVLPSRNYGLVLVSQLHLPSMRALAYARATRPDELEAITVNVDDLDTRRLVAAWEEREIAVPLKVLESPYREITRPIVDYVKRIRRDSPRDVVTVFIPEYVVGRWWEQLLHNQSALRLKSRLLFEPGVMVTSVPWQLESSTRVDLRAPTPRSSVRWGAGQDEKGNGGR comes from the coding sequence GTGTCCAAGCTCGCGACCGCGACCAAGCGCCTGCTGGTAGGGCGACCGTTCCGCAGTGATCGACTGTCCCGCACGCTGCTGCCCAAGCGCATCGCCCTGCCGGTGTTCGCCTCGGATCCGATGTCCAGCGTCGCCTACGCGCCGCAGGAAATCCTGCTCACGCTGTCGGTGGCCGGGGTCTCGGCGTACGCGATCAGCCCGTGGATCGGCCTGGTGGTGGTCGCGGTGATGCTGGTCGTGGTGGCTTCCTACCGCCAGAACGTTCGTGCCTACACCTCGGGCGGCGGTGACTACGAGGTCGCCACCGTCAACCACGGTCGTCGCTGGGGGCTCGTGGTCGCCAGCGCCCTGCTGGTCGACTACGTGCTCACCGTGGCGGTGTCGATCTCCTCGGCGGCGGCCAACATAGGCTCGATCATACCGTTCGTGGCCACGCACAAGGTCGCGTTCGCCGTGGGGGCCATCGCCGTGCTCACGGCGCTGAACCTCCGGGGGGCCCGTGAGTCCGGGACCACCTTCGCCGTGCCGACCTACGCCTTCGTGCTGGGGATCCTCGGCATGATCGTCGTGGGGCTGTACCGCACCTACGTGCTCGGTGACGAGCTGCGCGCCGAGAGCGCCGGGTTCGAACTGGCACGGGAACCCTCCCAGATCGCCGGACTCGGTTTCGCGTTCCTCGTGCTGCGGGCCTTCTCCTCGGGCAGCGCCGCGTTGACCGGCGTGGAGGCCATCAGCAACGGCGTCCCCGCCTTCCGCAAACCCAAACCGCGCAACGCGGCCACGACCCTGCTGATGATGGGGTTGATCGCCGTCACCATGTTCATGGGGCTGCTCATGCTGGCCCGCATCACCGGTGTGGTCATCGCGGAGGACCCGGGGCACCAGCTCGTGGGGGTACCGGAGGGGTACGAGCAGAAGACGCTGATCGCGCAGCTCGCGCACGCGGTGTTCGGCGGTTTCACCCCCGCCGTCTACTACCTGATCTTCTTCACCGGCCTCGTCCTGGTGCTGGCGGCCAACACCGCGTTCAACGGTTTCCCGCTGCTCGGGTCGGTCCTGGCGCAGGACCGCTACCTCCCGAGGCAGCTGCACACCCGCGGTGACAGGCTCGCCTTCTCCAACGGCATCCTGTTCCTGGCCGGGTTCGCCATCGTGCTGGTTCTGGTGTTCGAGGCCGAGGTCACCAAGCTGATCCAGCTCTACATCGTCGGCGTCTTCGTCTCGTTCACGCTCAGCCAGAGCGGCATGATCAGGCACTGGAACCGGCGGTTACGCACCGAGGAGGATCCCGCCGCGCGGGCGAGCATGCGCCGGGCGCGCGTGGTCAATTCGATCGGTCTCGCCATGACGGCCACGGTGCTGGTCATCGTGCTGGTCACGAAGTTCGTGCACGGCGCCTGGATCGCGATCGCGGCCATGGCGGCCGGGTACGTGCTGATGCGCGGCATCCGCAAGCACTACGACCGGGTCAGCGAGGAGTTGCGGCGCACCGACGGCCCAGCCGTGCTGCCGTCCCGTAACTACGGACTGGTGCTGGTCTCGCAGCTGCACCTGCCGAGTATGCGGGCGCTGGCCTACGCGCGCGCCACGCGCCCCGACGAGCTGGAGGCCATCACGGTCAACGTCGACGACTTGGACACCAGGCGGCTCGTCGCGGCGTGGGAGGAACGCGAGATCGCGGTACCGCTCAAGGTGCTCGAATCCCCCTACCGGGAGATCACTCGTCCCATCGTGGACTACGTGAAGCGGATCCGGCGGGACAGTCCACGTGACGTGGTGACAGTTTTCATTCCGGAGTACGTGGTCGGTCGTTGGTGGGAGCAGCTGCTGCACAATCAGAGTGCGCTTCGCCTCAAGAGCAGGTTGTTGTTCGAGCCGGGTGTGATGGTCACCAGCGTCCCGTGGCAGTTGGAGTCCTCCACCAGGGTGGATCTGCGCGCGCCCACGCCGCGCAGTTCGGTGCGCTGGGGAGCCGGACAGGACGAGAAGGGCAACGGAGGGCGTTGA
- a CDS encoding potassium channel family protein has product MHVVIMGCGRVGASLAAALQRLEHTVAVVDKNGEAFHRLSKQFHGQCVTGNGFDRDVLTEAGIDRAEAFAAVSNGDNSNIVSARVARETFGVDHVVARIYDPKRAEVYQRLGIPTVATVPWTTDRFLRMLLPEGVATEWRDPSGSVAVLRLPLHEGWVGSRIRDLETATGCRVAFIMRFGNGVLPKPDTVVQADDAVYIAALSGTITEITATAQRPPEETE; this is encoded by the coding sequence GTGCATGTCGTGATCATGGGCTGTGGCCGAGTGGGGGCTTCCCTCGCGGCCGCACTGCAACGGCTGGAGCACACCGTGGCAGTGGTGGACAAGAACGGTGAGGCGTTCCACCGGCTGAGCAAGCAGTTCCACGGTCAGTGCGTGACCGGGAACGGCTTCGACCGGGACGTGCTCACCGAAGCCGGAATAGACCGGGCCGAGGCGTTCGCCGCCGTTTCCAACGGGGACAACTCCAACATCGTCTCCGCGCGCGTCGCCAGGGAAACCTTCGGTGTGGATCACGTCGTCGCTCGGATCTACGATCCGAAGCGGGCCGAGGTGTACCAGCGCCTGGGGATCCCGACGGTGGCCACGGTGCCGTGGACCACGGACAGGTTCCTGCGGATGCTGCTCCCCGAAGGAGTGGCGACGGAGTGGCGGGACCCCTCCGGGTCCGTGGCCGTGTTGCGGCTCCCGTTGCACGAGGGATGGGTGGGCAGCCGCATCCGTGACCTGGAGACCGCCACCGGCTGCCGGGTGGCGTTCATCATGCGGTTCGGCAACGGTGTGCTGCCGAAACCGGACACGGTGGTACAGGCCGACGACGCCGTCTACATCGCGGCCCTGTCGGGAACGATCACCGAGATCACCGCAACGGCGCAGCGCCCACCCGAGGAGACCGAGTAA
- a CDS encoding potassium channel family protein: protein MRIAIAGAGAVGQSIAGELLEGGHQVMLIERSAQNYQPRVIPGAQWVHADACELSSLEETGIETCDVVIAATGDDKVNLVVSLLSKTEFAVRRVAARVNDPHNEWLFNEAWGVDVAVSTPRMLAAMVEEAVSVGDIVRLMTLRQGQANLVEMTLPEGTPLAGRRVRDLTLPSDAALVTILRGGRVIVPQPDDPLEAGDEMLFVASGDVEQRISELVHDPPVVE, encoded by the coding sequence ATGCGCATCGCCATCGCCGGAGCAGGCGCGGTCGGACAGTCCATCGCCGGAGAACTTCTCGAGGGCGGGCACCAGGTCATGCTCATCGAGCGCTCCGCGCAGAACTACCAGCCCAGGGTCATCCCCGGTGCCCAGTGGGTGCACGCCGACGCCTGCGAGCTCTCCTCGCTGGAGGAGACCGGCATCGAGACCTGCGACGTGGTGATAGCCGCCACCGGCGACGACAAGGTGAACCTGGTGGTCTCGCTGCTGAGCAAGACGGAGTTCGCGGTCCGACGGGTGGCGGCGCGGGTGAACGATCCCCACAACGAGTGGTTGTTCAACGAAGCCTGGGGGGTCGACGTCGCGGTCTCGACGCCGCGCATGCTCGCCGCGATGGTGGAGGAAGCTGTCAGCGTCGGTGACATCGTCCGGCTGATGACGTTGCGGCAGGGGCAGGCCAACCTGGTGGAGATGACCCTGCCCGAGGGCACCCCGCTGGCGGGCCGGCGGGTACGCGATCTGACGCTTCCGTCGGACGCCGCGCTGGTCACCATCCTCCGGGGCGGACGGGTGATCGTCCCGCAGCCCGACGACCCGCTGGAGGCCGGCGACGAGATGCTCTTCGTCGCCTCGGGCGACGTGGAGCAGCGGATCAGCGAGCTGGTGCACGATCCGCCCGTCGTGGAGTGA
- a CDS encoding DUF3159 domain-containing protein: MTESGSSTPDGTDPVRSFNEASDGESAEVADPPRAPFGVRVPAAGADGTEQTLLQQMGGVSGLAYSAVPIVVFVVANSLVGMVPAIWIAVASSLLLAVVRIVRKEPLQPAISGVLGVAVCSFIAYRTGDAKGFFLLGIWTSLLYGGVFLASMLVRWPLVGVVWSLLNGQGFRWRHQREAMIGYDLATLAWTVVFVAKFVVQQWLYAADETGWLAVARIAMSYPLTALALLVTVWAIRRAGKVAERVERDGGTASPGSVSGSGDVATPRPGSGV; the protein is encoded by the coding sequence ATGACTGAATCCGGTTCATCGACTCCGGACGGGACGGATCCCGTCCGGAGTTTCAACGAGGCGTCCGACGGCGAATCCGCCGAGGTGGCCGATCCACCCAGGGCGCCGTTCGGCGTGCGCGTCCCCGCCGCCGGGGCGGACGGAACCGAGCAGACACTGCTGCAGCAGATGGGCGGCGTCAGTGGCCTCGCCTACTCCGCCGTCCCCATCGTCGTGTTCGTCGTCGCCAACTCGCTGGTCGGCATGGTCCCGGCCATCTGGATCGCCGTCGCGAGCTCGCTGCTGCTGGCCGTGGTGCGGATCGTTCGCAAGGAGCCCCTGCAACCCGCGATCTCGGGTGTGCTCGGCGTGGCGGTGTGTTCCTTCATCGCCTACCGAACCGGGGACGCCAAGGGGTTCTTCCTGCTGGGCATCTGGACCAGCCTGCTCTACGGCGGCGTCTTCCTGGCTTCGATGCTCGTGCGGTGGCCCCTGGTGGGAGTCGTCTGGTCCCTGCTCAACGGACAGGGATTTCGGTGGCGACACCAGCGCGAGGCCATGATCGGTTACGATCTGGCGACGCTGGCCTGGACTGTGGTCTTCGTCGCCAAGTTCGTGGTGCAGCAGTGGCTCTACGCCGCGGACGAGACGGGGTGGCTCGCGGTGGCGCGCATCGCGATGAGCTATCCGCTCACGGCGCTGGCGTTGCTGGTCACGGTCTGGGCCATCCGACGGGCGGGCAAGGTCGCCGAGCGGGTCGAGCGAGACGGCGGGACCGCGTCTCCGGGCTCGGTGAGCGGCAGCGGCGACGTGGCCACTCCGCGCCCCGGATCGGGGGTGTGA
- a CDS encoding OB-fold nucleic acid binding domain-containing protein: MSNTRDGYFRRLVRRLTSDVAELDADDLSARSRASGARRACDCKCGEQAEVLGRVRCVGMAPKASVPTLEAELYDGTDGVTLVWLGRRQITGIEPGRTIKARGRIADRDGHKVLYNPYYELQNTA, encoded by the coding sequence ATGAGCAATACCCGAGACGGCTACTTCCGCCGCCTCGTACGTCGCCTCACGAGTGACGTCGCCGAACTCGACGCCGACGACCTCTCCGCGAGGTCCAGGGCGAGCGGAGCACGGCGCGCGTGTGATTGCAAATGTGGTGAACAGGCGGAGGTGTTGGGCCGAGTCCGTTGCGTCGGGATGGCACCCAAGGCCTCGGTCCCCACGCTGGAGGCCGAGTTGTACGACGGTACCGACGGGGTGACCCTGGTTTGGCTCGGCAGACGTCAAATCACCGGGATCGAACCCGGTCGGACTATCAAGGCACGCGGTCGAATTGCCGATCGTGATGGTCACAAGGTTCTCTACAATCCCTACTACGAGTTGCAGAACACCGCATGA
- a CDS encoding DUF3710 domain-containing protein: protein MFGWRRRDGREDDAGGSEIGKDHHGEVDSVPEGGPYDRQEAPHDEVERLDLGSVRLPVPENSQLQVEVDPAGPVRAVHLLTPSGRLTVSAFAAPRTGDLWQEVRQELVEQLRSDGAEVRHEQGIWGAEIVADTDRTSLRFVGVDGPRWLLRGVAASPSEDLDACTKLLYAVIDETVVDRGTEPMPVRTPLPIELPEEIAQHIQRQQEQAGA, encoded by the coding sequence ATGTTCGGATGGCGCCGTCGCGACGGGCGCGAGGATGACGCGGGTGGCTCCGAGATCGGGAAGGACCACCACGGCGAGGTGGACTCCGTTCCCGAGGGTGGTCCCTACGACAGGCAGGAGGCCCCCCACGACGAGGTCGAGCGACTCGACCTCGGCTCGGTGCGGCTGCCCGTCCCGGAGAACAGCCAGCTGCAGGTGGAGGTGGATCCGGCGGGGCCCGTGCGAGCGGTGCACCTGCTGACCCCCTCCGGGCGGCTCACGGTCAGCGCGTTCGCCGCTCCCCGGACCGGAGATCTCTGGCAGGAGGTGCGTCAGGAACTGGTCGAGCAGCTGCGTTCCGACGGAGCCGAGGTGCGCCACGAGCAGGGCATCTGGGGCGCCGAGATCGTCGCCGACACGGACCGGACGTCGCTGCGGTTCGTCGGGGTGGACGGGCCGCGCTGGTTGCTGCGCGGCGTGGCGGCCAGTCCTTCCGAGGACCTCGACGCGTGCACGAAGCTGCTCTACGCCGTGATCGACGAGACGGTCGTCGACCGTGGTACGGAGCCGATGCCGGTCCGCACTCCGCTGCCGATAGAACTCCCGGAGGAGATCGCACAGCACATCCAGCGACAGCAGGAACAGGCCGGAGCCTGA